Proteins found in one Paenibacillus dendritiformis genomic segment:
- a CDS encoding asparagine synthase-related protein — protein MGAVAGIYHLQHDKLEPGLGRQMIDALRRFPADYVTSLSNGSLFLGSLQQCITPQSISEVLPYYDPVTSLAITSDAIIDNQDELADQLQLSKQARQTITDSQLILQAYMKWGHDMPKHLVGDFAFIIWDGRDRTMFGARDFSGTRTLYFHQSPELFSFCTIMEPLLKLPHVTRDLNEHWISQFLAIPITTDAVDSFSTVYQSIKQVPPSHSIFVANGKVIFQQYCRLQHTDKLVLTSNEEYEEAFRDVFQTAVQARLRTFRQVGAHLSGGLDSGSVVSFAAPMLKANNKPLYTFSYYPVEGFSDFTSCNRFADEREYIRSTAEHVGNIEMNVSSYPSSNPYSVIDEWLDTLEMPYKFFENSFWLKGIYEQAAARDIGVMLTGQRGNWTISWGPAMDYQASLLRKGRLVSFFWEHRRYCQSLGANPWKVLQIVGKKSFPWLAPLIAPGGDPALPVLINPDFARKTNVTDCMKACGMDVWGSSTQNAYDIRKDHFNQLYFWNINGTIGTKLSLKHKIWDRDPTNDLRVVRFCLSVPDEQFVQQGVDRSLIRRATARYLPDKVRLNRKRRGVQGADGVFRLMPDWSEFIQDLEQMIGDPQASYYLNAPLLQELLDDIRHRPRPELAFDLKFRVLMRGFIFHKFLSRISGKEV, from the coding sequence ATGGGTGCAGTAGCAGGCATTTATCACCTTCAACACGATAAGTTGGAACCCGGACTTGGCAGACAAATGATCGATGCCTTGCGGCGCTTTCCCGCTGATTATGTAACTAGTTTGAGTAACGGTTCCTTATTTCTGGGCAGCCTCCAGCAGTGCATTACGCCGCAATCCATCAGCGAGGTGCTCCCCTACTATGATCCGGTTACATCGCTCGCCATTACTTCGGATGCGATTATTGATAATCAGGACGAATTAGCAGACCAGCTTCAACTATCCAAGCAGGCTCGTCAGACCATAACGGACAGCCAGCTTATTCTCCAAGCATATATGAAATGGGGCCATGATATGCCCAAACATCTCGTAGGGGATTTCGCTTTTATCATTTGGGATGGAAGGGATCGCACGATGTTTGGCGCAAGGGATTTTTCCGGAACACGGACCCTTTACTTTCATCAATCCCCGGAACTGTTCTCATTCTGTACCATCATGGAGCCTCTGCTTAAGCTGCCGCACGTTACAAGAGACTTGAACGAACACTGGATTTCCCAATTCCTTGCTATCCCGATCACGACAGACGCCGTAGATTCATTTTCTACCGTTTATCAATCCATTAAGCAGGTCCCCCCTTCGCATTCCATTTTCGTTGCCAATGGGAAAGTAATCTTTCAACAATATTGCCGTCTGCAGCATACTGACAAGCTTGTGCTTACGAGCAACGAGGAATATGAGGAAGCGTTCCGTGATGTTTTTCAGACTGCCGTTCAAGCTCGGTTAAGAACGTTCCGCCAGGTCGGAGCACATCTAAGCGGCGGACTTGATTCCGGTTCGGTTGTGAGCTTTGCCGCACCGATGTTGAAAGCCAACAACAAGCCTCTCTATACCTTCAGCTATTACCCGGTCGAAGGCTTTTCCGATTTCACTTCATGCAACCGTTTTGCGGATGAAAGAGAATACATACGGTCCACGGCGGAGCATGTAGGCAATATCGAGATGAATGTATCCAGTTATCCGTCAAGCAACCCTTATTCCGTCATTGACGAATGGCTTGATACACTGGAGATGCCGTATAAATTTTTCGAGAACTCTTTTTGGCTTAAGGGAATCTATGAACAAGCCGCTGCCCGGGACATCGGGGTTATGCTTACCGGACAGAGGGGGAACTGGACCATTTCCTGGGGGCCCGCCATGGATTACCAGGCCAGTCTGCTAAGGAAGGGGCGTCTCGTGTCGTTCTTCTGGGAGCACAGACGTTATTGCCAATCGCTTGGGGCCAATCCCTGGAAAGTGCTTCAAATCGTCGGCAAGAAGAGCTTTCCTTGGCTCGCCCCGCTGATTGCTCCGGGAGGCGACCCTGCGCTGCCGGTCTTGATTAACCCGGACTTCGCCAGAAAAACCAATGTAACTGACTGCATGAAGGCCTGCGGCATGGACGTCTGGGGATCATCGACTCAGAATGCGTATGACATCCGCAAGGATCACTTTAATCAACTGTATTTTTGGAATATTAACGGAACGATCGGCACGAAGCTTTCCCTTAAGCATAAAATCTGGGACAGGGATCCCACCAATGATTTGCGGGTCGTCCGCTTCTGTCTGTCGGTACCCGATGAACAATTCGTTCAGCAAGGCGTCGACCGTTCGCTGATACGCAGGGCAACCGCCCGCTACCTGCCCGACAAGGTGAGATTAAATCGCAAAAGACGCGGCGTGCAGGGCGCTGACGGCGTGTTCAGGCTCATGCCTGACTGGAGTGAATTCATCCAGGATCTTGAACAGATGATTGGCGATCCGCAAGCTTCTTATTATCTGAATGCCCCCCTGCTTCAGGAGCTGCTGGACGATATCCGGCATCGCCCGCGGCCGGAGCTTGCGTTCGATCTGAAGTTCCGCGTGCTGATGCGCGGGTTCATCTTTCATAAATTCCTGTCAAGAATCTCAGGAAAGGAGGTGTAA
- a CDS encoding MraY family glycosyltransferase — MLYYVFAFLLSACIVLMLIPPFKKLAFRIGFVDQPQADNERKIHRQPIPLLAGAAIFIGFCVTYVLFVPHSLTKMAGILGGGLLILSIGMVDDWYKTRRKDFPALPKLIVQVGAAALIYASGIAFIGFNNPFTGQFVYLPEWLQFLLTVTWIFGVTTVINFSDGMDGLAGGLTAISAGTLFVVGISHGQGTPAMMALILVGAALGYLRYNKPPANVFMGDAGATFLGFMLGVVALDGAFKQATLLSLFIPILAVGVPIFDNILVVIRRMLNGQPIYKADATQAHYRLLAVGLNQKQVVIFLCLLNLCFGLTSIILSLLPV; from the coding sequence ATGCTTTATTACGTTTTCGCCTTCCTTCTTTCTGCTTGTATCGTCCTTATGCTTATTCCTCCATTCAAGAAACTGGCCTTCCGCATCGGCTTCGTCGATCAGCCGCAGGCGGATAACGAACGGAAAATACATAGGCAGCCCATTCCTTTATTGGCGGGGGCTGCGATTTTCATCGGCTTTTGCGTCACCTATGTGCTATTCGTCCCGCATTCCTTGACGAAGATGGCCGGCATTCTCGGCGGCGGGCTGCTCATCCTGTCCATCGGCATGGTGGATGACTGGTACAAAACCCGGCGCAAGGACTTCCCCGCGCTGCCGAAGCTTATCGTGCAGGTAGGGGCCGCCGCTCTGATCTACGCCTCGGGAATCGCTTTCATCGGCTTCAACAACCCGTTCACGGGGCAGTTCGTTTACTTGCCGGAATGGCTTCAGTTCCTGCTGACGGTAACCTGGATATTCGGGGTGACGACGGTCATTAACTTTTCGGACGGGATGGACGGTCTGGCTGGGGGGCTGACTGCGATCTCGGCAGGCACGCTGTTCGTCGTCGGCATCTCGCACGGACAAGGGACTCCGGCGATGATGGCCTTGATTCTGGTTGGTGCGGCACTCGGATATTTGCGTTACAACAAGCCGCCGGCCAACGTCTTTATGGGCGATGCGGGGGCGACGTTTCTCGGCTTCATGCTGGGGGTGGTGGCGCTCGACGGCGCGTTCAAGCAAGCGACGCTCTTATCGCTCTTCATTCCGATTCTCGCGGTGGGCGTGCCGATATTCGACAATATTTTGGTCGTCATCCGGCGGATGCTGAACGGGCAGCCGATATACAAAGCGGATGCGACCCAGGCGCATTACCGTCTGCTTGCGGTCGGATTGAATCAGAAGCAGGTTGTTATCTTCTTGTGCCTGCTGAATCTTTGCTTCGGGCTGACTTCCATTATTTTATCGCTGCTGCCTGTCTGA
- a CDS encoding suppressor of fused domain protein, with product MTEEEVQAPGWDAIDAKLKELYGDTEPLHYGTVLPFMLGGEDPLDGISVYAQTEPVPHWHYVTYGFSELYEKEGDDPDISGYGFELTMRLKREGEEEPPAWPMNMLQNLGRYVFRSGNVFAAGHYLDANGPIELDSDTELRALFFMRDSELGEMDTPNGSVEFLQVAGITLDELDMMKSWRSSGFLPMMEEVLPLGITDMKRTSVLRNPAIAARAEEGIQRDGSGTGSLFIDSLAWQEEKKFLRGAAFTIEIGAKQAPSVANILRGRIPYREPLYLIGPNQHVACLPGDEPHAVVQDDALELHLNEQALEELASRLVPRQGSFTLASLPKVQFHIVKTEIRNPNGEVVETIG from the coding sequence ATGACGGAAGAAGAAGTGCAGGCTCCCGGCTGGGACGCGATTGATGCGAAATTGAAGGAACTGTACGGGGACACGGAGCCGCTCCATTATGGCACCGTCCTGCCCTTTATGCTGGGCGGCGAAGATCCGCTGGACGGGATCAGCGTCTATGCGCAGACCGAGCCGGTGCCGCATTGGCATTATGTCACATACGGCTTCTCGGAGCTGTACGAGAAGGAAGGGGATGACCCGGACATCAGCGGCTATGGCTTCGAGCTGACGATGCGGCTGAAGCGGGAGGGGGAGGAGGAGCCTCCGGCATGGCCGATGAATATGCTGCAGAATCTGGGCCGGTATGTATTCCGGTCGGGCAATGTGTTCGCGGCAGGGCATTATTTGGATGCGAACGGACCGATCGAGCTTGACTCGGACACGGAGCTGAGGGCGCTCTTCTTCATGCGGGACAGCGAGCTGGGCGAGATGGATACGCCGAACGGAAGCGTGGAATTCCTGCAGGTGGCCGGCATTACGCTGGACGAGCTCGACATGATGAAGTCATGGAGAAGCAGCGGCTTCCTGCCGATGATGGAGGAGGTTCTGCCGCTGGGCATCACCGACATGAAGCGGACGTCGGTGCTCCGCAATCCGGCTATCGCCGCCAGAGCGGAAGAGGGAATTCAGAGGGACGGCTCCGGGACGGGCAGCCTGTTCATCGATAGTCTGGCCTGGCAGGAGGAGAAGAAGTTCCTGCGGGGGGCGGCTTTTACGATTGAGATCGGGGCGAAGCAGGCACCCTCGGTTGCCAACATATTACGCGGCCGCATTCCATACCGGGAGCCGCTGTATTTGATCGGCCCGAACCAGCATGTCGCCTGCCTTCCCGGCGACGAGCCTCATGCCGTCGTGCAGGACGACGCTCTGGAACTGCATCTTAACGAGCAGGCGCTGGAGGAGCTGGCTTCCCGGCTCGTGCCGCGTCAAGGCTCGTTCACGCTCGCTTCCTTGCCGAAGGTGCAATTCCACATCGTCAAGACCGAAATCCGCAATCCGAACGGCGAGGTCGTCGAGACGATCGGTTAA
- a CDS encoding bifunctional metallophosphatase/5'-nucleotidase: MNKKKLGTAAVLTTLMSALFAGSLFAAPIHPIDHIQWMQDKNYIFGTKDGLALERPITLVEAIAMLARVQDAVQSVKAADPAIKHWAAKSLTWAKQEGIVDAEQWTELHRPANAATLQTVAEKAGLRLDLAGEKVTRDQFFKALGDAITTHVTIGHTNDLHGHVLEDAKAKEMGYAKLATLMKELREENPNTMLLDAGDMIQGTIYVNLSKGETATKLANALGYDFMASGNHEYDFGYEQLAKLTKMFEFPVLAANVFDGEGKPLLQPYVKKQVGGKTFAILGLVTKDTPIVTHPDNVKGLTFRDPIEVAKEWVPKLRQEADHVIVLCHTGLEYDREMAKQVPGIDIIVGGHTHTPVDEPELVNGTYIVQDWEYAKSLGRVDLYYHGEDLVHFSGGLLKYDEATKPDPAVSAIVESLKKETDSLLNEKIATASVDLDGDRSRVRKQETIMGNLVADAMLERTRTMPGFEADLAITNSGGIRTTIMKGDVTKRNLYDVLPFPNTLAVVEVKGSDLKAALENGVSEIESGSGRFPQIAGMSFAFDMKQPKGSRVTDVKVGGKALEEDTTYHVATNDFLIAGGDGYSMFMNKKSLDTGVTLYEVVEQYMKAKKDITGKIEQRIRQ; this comes from the coding sequence ATGAACAAAAAGAAGCTTGGCACAGCCGCGGTACTGACGACTCTGATGAGCGCCTTGTTCGCCGGTTCCTTATTTGCGGCGCCGATCCACCCTATCGATCATATCCAATGGATGCAGGACAAGAACTACATCTTCGGGACCAAAGACGGGCTCGCGCTGGAGCGCCCGATCACTCTTGTGGAAGCCATCGCGATGCTCGCACGCGTACAGGACGCGGTGCAGTCCGTGAAGGCTGCCGATCCGGCGATCAAGCACTGGGCCGCCAAGTCGCTTACGTGGGCGAAGCAAGAGGGTATCGTCGATGCGGAGCAGTGGACAGAGCTTCATCGTCCGGCCAATGCGGCAACGCTGCAGACCGTGGCGGAAAAAGCGGGGTTACGTCTGGATCTGGCCGGAGAGAAGGTGACCCGCGACCAGTTCTTCAAGGCGCTCGGCGACGCGATTACGACGCATGTCACGATCGGACATACGAACGATCTGCATGGCCACGTTCTCGAAGATGCCAAAGCGAAAGAAATGGGCTATGCGAAGCTCGCCACCCTGATGAAGGAGCTGCGGGAGGAAAATCCGAATACGATGCTGCTGGATGCCGGAGATATGATTCAAGGCACCATTTACGTGAATTTGTCCAAAGGGGAAACGGCAACGAAGCTGGCCAATGCCCTCGGCTACGACTTCATGGCGTCGGGTAACCACGAATATGACTTCGGCTATGAGCAGCTCGCGAAGCTGACGAAGATGTTCGAATTCCCTGTGCTGGCCGCGAACGTCTTCGACGGGGAAGGCAAGCCTTTGCTTCAGCCTTATGTCAAGAAGCAGGTGGGTGGCAAGACCTTCGCCATCCTCGGCCTCGTCACGAAGGACACGCCGATCGTTACCCATCCCGACAATGTGAAGGGTCTGACGTTCCGGGATCCGATCGAAGTCGCGAAGGAATGGGTGCCGAAGCTGCGCCAAGAGGCCGATCATGTCATCGTGCTCTGCCATACCGGCCTGGAGTATGATCGGGAGATGGCGAAGCAGGTTCCCGGCATCGACATCATCGTTGGCGGTCACACCCATACCCCGGTCGATGAGCCGGAGCTGGTCAATGGCACTTACATTGTACAGGATTGGGAATACGCCAAGTCGCTGGGCCGGGTAGACCTGTACTATCATGGCGAAGATCTGGTTCATTTCTCCGGCGGCTTGCTCAAATATGACGAAGCGACGAAGCCCGACCCGGCCGTATCCGCCATCGTCGAGTCGCTTAAAAAAGAGACCGATTCGCTCTTGAATGAAAAAATCGCGACCGCGAGCGTCGATCTGGACGGGGACCGGTCGAGAGTGCGGAAGCAGGAGACGATCATGGGCAACCTGGTGGCGGACGCGATGCTGGAACGCACCCGTACAATGCCTGGCTTCGAAGCGGATTTGGCCATCACGAACTCGGGCGGCATCCGTACGACCATTATGAAGGGCGATGTGACGAAGCGGAATTTGTACGACGTGCTGCCGTTCCCGAACACGCTGGCTGTCGTTGAAGTGAAGGGCAGCGACCTGAAGGCGGCTCTCGAAAACGGCGTGAGCGAAATCGAGTCCGGCTCCGGACGCTTCCCGCAAATTGCGGGCATGTCCTTCGCCTTCGACATGAAGCAGCCGAAGGGAAGCCGCGTGACCGATGTCAAGGTAGGCGGCAAGGCGCTGGAAGAAGATACAACGTATCATGTCGCGACGAACGACTTCCTGATCGCGGGCGGTGACGGATATTCCATGTTCATGAACAAAAAATCGCTCGATACCGGCGTCACGCTCTATGAAGTGGTCGAACAGTACATGAAGGCGAAGAAAGACATTACAGGGAAGATCGAGCAGCGCATTCGCCAGTAA
- a CDS encoding ribonucleotide-diphosphate reductase subunit beta gives MKLQKIFNTEAPNQSTRIILGECSGILNWDDIRMPHMYKLYKVLLLNHWIADEIPMSKDAQQFPNLTPDEQRAFKINISLLAVLDSMQTMFVGDVKRFFTDSSLEAIAAIIAQQEVVHNQSYSYVLSSLVSEQEQKEIFEYWKHDAVLLERNRFIADIYQTFRDNPTPQTFFEALVADLILEGVFFYSTFAFFYNLARDQKMMATSQMISYIQRDENQHCYFFGEVFKQLLRDFPELNIDANRRFVYDTIDRAVQLETNWAHYTLSNIRGIDLRELSDYIKYIANRRLALMGMEKAYEGVDVNCMPWIKPFSDEALNSTKTDFFEAKSRNYGKVGDDNGFDEL, from the coding sequence CTGAAACTGCAAAAAATATTCAATACCGAGGCGCCGAACCAATCGACCCGCATTATTTTGGGCGAATGCTCCGGCATCCTGAACTGGGACGATATCCGGATGCCGCACATGTACAAGCTGTACAAGGTGCTTCTGTTAAACCATTGGATCGCCGATGAGATTCCGATGTCCAAGGACGCCCAGCAATTTCCGAACCTGACGCCGGATGAGCAGCGTGCCTTCAAGATCAACATTTCGCTGCTGGCGGTGCTCGATTCGATGCAGACGATGTTCGTCGGCGATGTGAAGCGGTTTTTCACTGATTCCTCCCTGGAGGCCATTGCGGCCATTATTGCCCAGCAGGAAGTCGTTCACAATCAATCTTATTCTTATGTGCTGTCCTCGCTCGTGTCGGAGCAGGAGCAGAAGGAGATTTTCGAATATTGGAAGCATGATGCCGTGCTGCTGGAGCGGAACCGCTTCATCGCGGACATTTACCAGACATTCCGGGACAATCCGACGCCGCAGACGTTCTTTGAAGCGCTCGTTGCGGATCTGATTCTCGAAGGTGTATTTTTCTATAGCACGTTCGCCTTCTTCTACAATCTCGCGCGCGACCAGAAGATGATGGCGACGAGCCAGATGATCTCATACATCCAGCGCGACGAGAATCAGCACTGCTACTTCTTCGGCGAAGTGTTCAAGCAGTTGCTGCGCGATTTCCCGGAATTGAATATCGACGCGAACCGCCGGTTCGTCTACGATACGATCGACCGGGCCGTTCAGCTGGAGACGAACTGGGCGCATTATACGCTCAGCAATATCCGCGGCATCGATCTGCGCGAGTTGAGCGATTACATTAAATATATCGCGAACCGCCGCCTCGCTTTGATGGGCATGGAGAAGGCCTATGAAGGCGTCGACGTGAACTGCATGCCATGGATTAAGCCCTTCTCCGACGAGGCGCTCAATTCGACGAAGACTGATTTCTTCGAAGCCAAATCGCGCAACTACGGCAAGGTTGGCGATGACAACGGCTTCGACGAACTGTAA
- a CDS encoding ribonucleoside-diphosphate reductase subunit alpha, translated as MLTTNHTVQTVHKPNNRSLAFDADRIMRYGERIMGAYPELDRERWHRGVLAKLRHSHVEASDITQACIMTALELVSVEEPQWKFVAARALLTKLYKEAALHRSYKAYADRPYGDFYKLIKQLADIGIYRQELLEAYTPDQIRELGQAIDPACDELFDYIGLLTLAERYLAVDFEGRTMELPQERYMIIAMYLMHQEPEERRVELAKEAYWAMSNLYMTAATPTMANAGKKVAGQLSSCFIDTVDDSLEGIFDSNTDVARLSKMGGGIGVYLGKVRARGSDIRGHKNTSSGVIPWIRQLNNTAVSVDQLGTRKGAIAVYLDVYHKDILSFLDLKLNNGDERMRAHDIFHGVCIPDLFMEAVEKREDWHLFCPHEVKKTMGWTDGNGRPLGLEDFYDEQAGQGQFREKYAEAVANPRLSRITLPAIDIMKRILKSQLETGTPYMFYKDTANRANPNKAHGTIFCSNLCTEIMQNMSPTTIEQEELVLEDGRARIIISKIPGDFVVCNLNSIHLARAVRADVLERLVPIQVRMLDNVIDINNIEVLQAQHTNRRYRAIGLGTFGLHHLLALEGIAWESDEAVEYNDHLYERIHYLAVRASMELAKEKGAYPLFTQSEWENGRYFEQREYTTGTRPGRFVTTEQWNELAAEVKANGMRNAWLMAVAPNGSTSIIAGSTASIDPVYELLSYEEKTTYKIANPAPDLSDKTMWYYKTAFRLDQNWSIRMAGARQRHIDQGQSFNLYVRPDIRAVDFLNLHLHAWKAGLKSTYYVRSQALTVEECEACSS; from the coding sequence ATGCTAACCACCAATCATACCGTTCAGACCGTACACAAACCGAATAATCGCTCGCTCGCGTTCGATGCGGACCGCATCATGCGTTATGGCGAGCGCATCATGGGCGCTTACCCGGAGCTGGACCGCGAACGCTGGCACCGGGGCGTCCTGGCCAAGCTGCGCCACAGCCATGTTGAGGCATCCGACATCACACAGGCTTGCATCATGACCGCCCTGGAGCTGGTCTCTGTCGAGGAGCCGCAATGGAAGTTCGTCGCTGCGCGCGCGCTGCTGACGAAGCTGTATAAGGAAGCAGCCTTGCACCGCAGCTACAAGGCGTACGCCGATCGCCCGTACGGTGACTTCTACAAGCTGATTAAGCAGTTGGCCGATATCGGCATTTACCGTCAGGAACTGCTCGAAGCCTATACGCCCGATCAGATTCGCGAGCTGGGCCAGGCGATCGATCCAGCCTGCGACGAGCTGTTCGACTATATCGGGCTGCTCACCCTCGCGGAGCGGTATTTGGCCGTCGATTTCGAAGGGCGCACGATGGAGCTGCCGCAGGAGCGCTACATGATCATCGCCATGTATCTGATGCATCAGGAGCCGGAGGAGCGCCGGGTCGAGCTGGCCAAGGAAGCATATTGGGCGATGAGCAATCTCTATATGACCGCCGCGACGCCGACGATGGCGAACGCGGGCAAGAAGGTCGCCGGCCAGTTGTCGAGCTGCTTCATTGATACGGTGGACGACTCGCTGGAAGGCATCTTCGATTCGAATACCGACGTGGCCCGGCTGAGCAAGATGGGCGGCGGCATCGGCGTCTATCTCGGCAAGGTGCGGGCGCGCGGCTCCGATATTCGCGGCCACAAAAATACCAGCTCCGGCGTCATCCCCTGGATTCGCCAGCTGAACAATACCGCCGTGAGCGTCGACCAGCTCGGCACGCGCAAGGGCGCCATTGCCGTCTATCTGGACGTGTACCACAAGGACATTCTGTCCTTCCTCGATCTCAAATTAAATAACGGCGACGAGCGCATGCGCGCGCATGATATTTTCCATGGCGTCTGCATCCCGGATCTGTTCATGGAAGCGGTCGAGAAGCGCGAAGACTGGCATCTGTTCTGCCCGCATGAAGTGAAGAAGACGATGGGCTGGACCGACGGGAACGGCCGTCCGCTCGGACTGGAAGATTTCTATGACGAGCAGGCGGGCCAGGGGCAGTTCCGCGAGAAGTATGCCGAGGCGGTGGCGAATCCCCGGCTGTCTCGCATTACGCTGCCGGCCATCGACATCATGAAGCGCATCCTGAAGTCTCAGCTGGAGACCGGAACGCCTTATATGTTCTACAAGGATACCGCCAACCGGGCCAACCCGAACAAGGCGCATGGCACGATCTTCTGCTCCAATCTGTGCACCGAGATTATGCAGAACATGTCGCCGACGACGATCGAGCAGGAAGAGCTCGTGCTGGAGGACGGGCGGGCCCGCATCATCATCAGCAAGATTCCGGGCGACTTCGTCGTCTGCAACCTGAACTCGATTCATCTGGCGCGCGCTGTGCGGGCCGACGTGCTCGAACGCCTCGTGCCGATCCAAGTGCGGATGCTTGACAACGTCATCGACATCAACAATATCGAGGTGCTGCAAGCCCAGCATACGAACCGGCGCTACCGCGCGATCGGGCTCGGCACCTTCGGGCTGCATCATCTGCTTGCGCTGGAAGGCATCGCCTGGGAGTCGGATGAGGCCGTGGAGTATAACGATCATTTGTATGAGCGGATTCATTATTTGGCGGTGCGGGCGAGCATGGAGCTGGCGAAGGAAAAAGGCGCCTACCCGCTGTTCACTCAGTCCGAATGGGAGAACGGCCGCTACTTCGAACAGCGCGAATATACGACCGGAACGCGCCCCGGCCGCTTCGTGACGACCGAGCAGTGGAACGAGCTCGCTGCCGAGGTCAAGGCGAACGGCATGCGCAACGCATGGCTGATGGCGGTCGCGCCGAACGGCTCCACCTCGATCATCGCCGGCTCGACCGCGAGCATCGATCCGGTATACGAGCTGCTCAGCTATGAAGAGAAGACCACGTACAAGATCGCCAATCCGGCGCCGGACTTGTCCGACAAGACGATGTGGTATTACAAGACGGCATTCCGCCTCGATCAGAACTGGTCCATCCGCATGGCGGGAGCCCGCCAGCGCCATATCGACCAAGGTCAGAGCTTCAACCTGTACGTCCGTCCGGATATCCGGGCCGTCGATTTCCTTAACCTGCATCTGCATGCCTGGAAGGCGGGCTTGAAATCGACCTACTATGTGCGCAGCCAGGCGCTTACCGTCGAGGAATGCGAAGCGTGCAGTTCGTAA
- the namA gene encoding NADPH dehydrogenase NamA: protein MPQLFEPLTLRGVTIPNRIVMSPMCMYSCHNEDGMVNDWHLVHYTSRAVGQVGLIMIEATAVTPGGRISAKDLGIWSDEHVDGLRRLTDMVHAHGSKIGIQLAHAGRKATVPGIIAPSALRFSEAYETPEEMTLEDIRKTIKAFADAARRAEEAGFDVIEIHGAHGYLINQFLSPLTNQRTDSYGGSADARYRFLSEVIEAVRITWSKPLFVRISANEYAEGGNAIEAYIDYARRMKDQGVDLIDCSSGGVVPHPVEAYPGYQVQYAHAIRQSAGIATGAVGMITEPSLAEEIVRNARADLIFLGRELLRDPYWPRQAAQQLRQELAPPKQYDRGW, encoded by the coding sequence ATGCCCCAATTATTTGAACCGCTAACGTTACGCGGCGTGACGATACCGAATCGTATCGTGATGTCGCCGATGTGCATGTACTCTTGCCACAATGAGGACGGGATGGTCAACGATTGGCATCTGGTCCATTATACGTCCCGCGCCGTCGGACAAGTCGGCCTGATCATGATCGAGGCGACCGCTGTCACACCAGGCGGACGCATAAGCGCGAAGGATCTGGGCATTTGGAGCGATGAGCATGTAGACGGGCTCCGCCGCCTGACCGACATGGTCCATGCGCACGGCAGCAAGATCGGGATTCAGCTCGCCCACGCCGGGCGCAAAGCAACTGTTCCCGGAATCATCGCCCCTTCGGCGCTGCGCTTCAGCGAAGCCTATGAGACGCCGGAGGAGATGACGCTGGAGGACATCCGCAAGACGATCAAAGCATTCGCTGACGCCGCACGGCGGGCGGAGGAAGCCGGGTTCGACGTGATCGAAATTCACGGCGCGCACGGGTATTTGATCAACCAGTTCCTGTCCCCGCTGACGAACCAGCGGACCGACAGCTACGGCGGCAGCGCCGACGCCCGCTACCGCTTCTTGAGCGAAGTGATTGAAGCGGTGCGCATCACCTGGTCGAAGCCGCTGTTCGTGCGCATCTCGGCCAATGAATATGCCGAAGGCGGCAACGCAATCGAGGCATACATTGACTATGCGCGGCGCATGAAGGACCAGGGCGTCGACCTGATCGACTGCAGTTCGGGCGGGGTCGTCCCTCATCCGGTCGAAGCGTATCCGGGCTATCAGGTCCAATATGCGCATGCGATCCGTCAATCGGCCGGCATCGCGACCGGCGCCGTCGGGATGATTACGGAACCGTCCTTGGCCGAAGAAATTGTGCGCAATGCCCGGGCCGATCTCATCTTCCTCGGCCGCGAACTGCTGCGGGATCCGTACTGGCCGCGTCAGGCTGCGCAACAATTGCGCCAGGAGCTTGCTCCACCGAAGCAATACGATCGCGGCTGGTAA